The Fructilactobacillus myrtifloralis genome contains a region encoding:
- a CDS encoding cation:dicarboxylate symporter family transporter: protein MKQKHFFRITLGWQIMLGLLLGIILGVVFYKNQTAITAMQSIGTMFIGLIQMIVLPIVVSCLTVGIASMGDIRKVGRIGGKTLIYFELMTTVAIIMGLVVANVAHPGSFIDVHAMHSSVDISKYVSTAQHSKNEGLWSMLIGLIPTNIFASLAKGDMMPVIVFSVFFGLGTAAIGERGQIIIDFMTAVSQVMFKITNWVMHLAPIGVCALIGVTLAELGIGALLPLGYFVLLVYLTMIFFVLVIMGIVARLCHFKLYELLVVIKNEIVLAFSTASSEAVMPKMIEKMDRFGVSPSIVSFVIPTGYTFNLDGSAIYQSIAALFLAQAYNIHLSLGQQITLMLVLMITSKGMAGVPGASFVVLLATVSTIGVPMSGLTFIAGIDRFIDMGRTAVNVVGNSLATVVIGSSEHEFDAHKAATYYQQVKQKATS, encoded by the coding sequence ATGAAACAGAAACATTTTTTTCGGATTACATTAGGATGGCAGATTATGCTGGGATTATTGCTGGGGATTATCCTAGGAGTAGTCTTTTATAAGAATCAAACGGCCATCACAGCCATGCAAAGCATTGGAACCATGTTCATTGGGTTGATTCAAATGATCGTATTGCCAATCGTCGTTTCGTGTTTAACGGTTGGAATTGCCAGTATGGGTGATATTCGGAAGGTTGGTCGGATCGGGGGCAAGACGTTAATTTACTTCGAGCTGATGACGACCGTGGCGATTATCATGGGATTGGTAGTTGCTAACGTCGCTCATCCCGGATCGTTCATTGACGTCCATGCAATGCATTCCTCGGTTGATATTAGTAAGTACGTCTCTACCGCCCAACACTCTAAAAATGAGGGCTTGTGGTCGATGCTAATTGGGCTGATTCCCACGAATATTTTTGCATCCCTTGCCAAGGGGGACATGATGCCGGTCATTGTCTTTTCGGTCTTCTTTGGATTAGGAACAGCAGCAATTGGAGAACGCGGCCAAATTATCATTGATTTTATGACGGCAGTGTCGCAGGTTATGTTTAAAATTACAAACTGGGTAATGCACCTGGCTCCAATTGGGGTCTGTGCGCTGATCGGAGTTACCCTCGCGGAATTAGGGATTGGGGCCTTATTACCGCTAGGTTACTTCGTACTGTTGGTTTACCTAACCATGATTTTCTTTGTCCTGGTCATCATGGGAATTGTGGCACGGCTCTGTCACTTTAAACTGTACGAGTTGTTAGTGGTCATTAAAAATGAAATCGTCCTGGCCTTTTCGACCGCTAGTTCAGAAGCAGTAATGCCGAAGATGATTGAAAAAATGGATCGCTTTGGGGTGAGTCCCTCGATTGTTTCATTTGTAATTCCGACTGGATATACATTTAACCTGGATGGCTCGGCCATTTATCAATCAATTGCTGCCCTGTTTCTCGCCCAGGCTTATAACATCCATCTCTCGCTCGGGCAGCAAATTACGTTGATGCTCGTGTTGATGATTACTTCGAAGGGAATGGCAGGAGTCCCAGGGGCTTCATTTGTGGTTCTCCTAGCTACGGTTTCAACGATCGGGGTTCCGATGTCTGGCTTAACCTTTATTGCAGGGATTGACCGGTTTATCGACATGGGTCGGACCGCCGTGAACGTGGTTGGAAATTCGTTAGCAACCGTCGTGATTGGGAGTTCGGAACATGAATTTGACGCCCACAAGGCG